In Solanum pennellii chromosome 3, SPENNV200, a single window of DNA contains:
- the LOC107014432 gene encoding probable inactive receptor kinase At1g48480 translates to MYKFSGRMLGFYRAFMMQKLSMLLFFVLFYSITSSADLNSDRDALLALRAAVGGRTMLWNASNTTPCNWAGVLCEDNRVTVLRLPAASLTGEIPVNTISNLTKVKTISLRFNRLSGSLPSDISKLVELRNLYLQDNEFVGSVPSSFFTLHLMVRLDLSNNNFSGEIPSGFNNLTRLRTLLLENNQFSGSIPELKLSKLEQFDVSGNSLNGSIPKSLQGMPAGAFGGNSLCGKPLEVCPGEETQPAIATGGIEIGNAHKKKKLSGGAIAGIVVGSVLGFVLLLLILFVLCRKRSGNNARSVDVATFKHPETELSAEKSNVDAENGGGGNSGYSVAAAAAAAMTATGKGGEIGGNGIKKLIFFGSDRPFDLEDLLRASAEVLGKGTFGTAYKAVLEMGTIVAVKRLKDVTISDMEFREKIDQVGQMNHENLVPLRAYYYSREEKLLVYDYMPMGSLSALLHGNKGASKTPLDWKVRSGIALGTARGIEYLHSQGSTVHGNIKSSNVLLTKSYDARVSDFGLAQLVGPPTSPTRVAGYRAPEVTDPRRVTQKADVYSFGVLLLELLTGKAPTHALLNEEGVDLPRWVQSIVQDQWTSQVFDIELLRYQSVEEEMVQLLQLAIDCSTQYPDNRPSMSDVVERIQELRLSSLRVTQEQSDSVNESD, encoded by the exons ATGTATAAGTTTTCAGGCAGAATGTTGGGTTTTTATCGAGCTTTTATGATGCAGAAGTTGTCAATGTTGctgttttttgttcttttttacaGTATAACGAGTTCTGCAGATCTGAACTCCGACCGGGATGCTTTACTGGCGTTACGAGCCGCTGTGGGTGGTCGGACTATGTTATGGAATGCTTCTAACACAACCCCATGTAATTGGGCTGGTGTTTTATGTGAGGATAACCGTGTTACTGTTCTACGGTTACCGGCGGCGTCACTTACCGGTGAGATTCCGGTGAATACCATTTCGAATCTTACTAAGGTTAAGACGATTAGTCTACGTTTTAACCGGCTTTCGGGTTCTCTTCCTTCTGATATTTCTAAACTTGTTGAGCTTCGTAATCTTTACCTTCAGGATAACGAATTTGTTGGTTCTGTTCCTTCTTCGTTTTTCACGCTTCATTTAATGGTTCGTCTAGATCTTTCTAATAACAATTTTTCTGGAGAAATACCATCCGGGTTTAACAATTTGACTCGTTTGAGAACACTTTTGCTTGAAAACAACCAGTTTTCTGGGTCTATTCCGGAGTTAAAGCTTTCGAAGCTTGAACAATTTGATGTCTCTGGTAATAGCTTAAATGGGTCTATTCCGAAGAGTCTTCAAGGAATGCCTGCTGGTGCTTTTGGTGGGAATTCACTTTGTGGGAAGCCGCTTGAGGTTTGTCCTGGGGAGGAGACTCAGCCTGCTATAGCTACTGGTGGGATTGAAATTGGGAATGCGcataagaaaaagaagttgtCTGGTGGTGCAATTGCTGGCATTGTTGTTGGATCTGTACTGGGATTCGTTCTGCTGTTGTTGATTTTGTTCGTGTTGTGTAGAAAGAGGTCTGGTAACAACGCGAGGTCTGTTGATGTAGCTACATTTAAACATCCGGAAACAGAACTTTCTGCGGAGAAGTCCAATGTGGACGCTGAAAATGGTGGTGGTGGAAATAGTGGGTATTCAGTGGCGGCAGCTGCTGCGGCTGCAATGACGGCTACTGGAAAGGGAGGAGAGATCGGCGGAAATGGTATTAAAAAGCTGATCTTTTTCGGGTCTGATAGACCATTTGATTTGGAGGATTTGTTGAGAGCTTCAGCTGAGGTTTTAGGGAAGGGGACGTTTGGAACAGCTTACAAGGCGGTGTTGGAGATGGGCACAATTGTAGCTGTTAAGAGATTGAAGGATGTGACCATATCTGATATGGAGTTCCGGGAGAAAATCGATCAAGTTGGACAAATGAATCATGAGAATTTGGTGCCTCTTAGGGCATATTATTACAGCAGGGAGGAAAAGCTTCTTGTCTATGACTACATGCCAATGGGTAGCTTGTCTGCACTGCTTCATG GAAATAAGGGGGCTAGCAAGACACCACTGGATTGGAAAGTCAGGTCAGGCATTGCCCTTGGTACTGCTCGGGGCATTGAATACCTACACTCTCAAGGTTCAACTGTCCATGGGAACATTAAATCATCCAATGTTCTTCTCACCAAATCATATGATGCACGAGTGTCAGATTTTGGCCTAGCCCAGCTGGTTGGGCCTCCAACTTCCCCAACTCGAGTTGCTGGATATCGTGCTCCAGAGGTAACTGACCCACGCAGAGTAACCCAAAAGGCAGATGTATATAGCTTTGGTGTATTGCTTCTTGAGCTTCTTACTGGGAAGGCACCCACTCATGCCCTCCTGAACGAGGAAGGTGTTGACTTGCCAAGATGGGTGCAGTCTATCGTTCAAGACCAATGGACTTCACAAGTTTTTGATATCGAGCTCCTCAGGTACCAAAGCGTTGAGGAAGAAATGGTGCAACTCTTGCAGCTCGCAATAGATTGCTCGACTCAATATCCCGACAACAGACCTTCTATGTCTGATGTCGTTGAGCGAATTCAAGAGCTGCGTCTCTCAAGCTTGCGGGTTACTCAAGAACAGTCTGATTCTGTCAATGAATCTGATTGA